The genomic segment AACTCATGCATGTTTAACCCAACAAATAtcttatatgattttaattataaaaaattttaaaatgagacATTGAAATAGTTTCTTAAGTAGCAATTTTTATCGTATACGTGATATCATAATCTATATTCGTAAAATTGATCGGGTTCGACCCATATTcagagtaaaaaataatatttttgactaatactatatgttatttaaatattttttacaaaatttcatgatattatattatcagaaaattaaatatttgaaattatatttttaaaaacggCCAGATTAATAAATTAAAGCTTAATATAGGGCCGCATTAACCCTGCAAGTGGAGCTAATCACGGAAACAAAATTGCTTTAGTGCCATTATATTGACCAACATTATCGAAAAGCAACTGAGTCGATTAACAATCCTTAGGCGCAGAGCACAGCCATCATTCATATCTTGCAACcttttatcaaaatattttaaaactgaaCCAAACGATACAGCTCAATTACGGTTCAAATTATGGACATCACTTATCATCATCAACAAAAATATATACTAATACACATACACATGAAGTGAAAAAGACCTagttatttgaaaaaaataaaataaaattttcccgTGAAAGTTTAACCTTTTTGGCTTGCAATTTAAGAAATGTTCTACTCGATTTCGCCTGCGATTTTTGCTTAGtcatgttcatatttacaataataaataatacttttagcattaATTTTTCTTCATACGTGACTTAAATTGAATATCGATATCAGAAAATTGACTTATAAGATTATCGCTCGTGTGTTTTTGTGTTCGAGTAGATTTCTAATCTAAGGGAAAAAATAATTTGTCCTAAGAATTGACCAAGTTTGGTATctgtttcttcttctcttgtgTTGATGATATGACATCATATACTGTtatcttaaaataaaacatttcacATCAGATAGACCACATTGGGCCTATGAGAAGGAAGTGCAGATAAATTAACTGTTACCAACGATATTAACCTGACAAAAGATTGTAGAATGCAACTACAAATATACTGCCCAGTTAATATATGTACTCAGAGCAAGCGTTGAACTGTTCAACATGTTCGAACTTCTAAGAAACTGAGAAACACCGACTTCCTTCTTCTCCTCACATCCCACTATCGCACTGATCTGAAGCCACAGTTGCAGTGTTTAGTGGAATGGAAGTGCTGAAAAGTAGCTGCTGCATTGTGTTTGTATTCCTTGTGGGTGCATTTTATTGCCAGGTTTCAGCATTGCTCAATCTCACTCTCCCTGGTCAGCACCCGGACCCTGAATCTGTGGCTCAAGATGTTTACAGGCAAGAACTTGCTTCTGGGTTTGGgcttctttttaaatttttcgtgTAGGTTTCAGTTTTAAGTTTCCCCGGTGTCACTTTTCCTCTTCATTTGGCTGTAAAAACTTTAGTTCAACACTGAAAGTGTTTGTTTACAGTGTTCTACGGCAATGTGCCTGTTTAGGATGATAGTTCCAGTATCACATCAGTGAAACtcgcattttctgaaaatttgtgaattttttgTTCTTTCAAGGTGTCTGAACCATTTTTGGGTTATCCAACTctgtataacacaaaatatgAGCAGCAGACTTGTGGGATATTTTTATCTTTCTTTGTCTCCACAGTGTTTTACTTATTTGGCTGTTTTAAGCAAAGTTATGAAGATATACAGTCAGTCATCACCTTAAGTTAAGGAGATTAAAATTTATTGTTATTGCACTtaaaatcttcaactaaattcttGTTGGCGCACGCCCCACGAGAACAAGTTTTTTCTTCTTGATCTGTGTGGTCTTCCATGTCAGACATCTTCTGTGTGTTTGGATCTGTACACTTGCTTGAATTCGTGTATACTTTTAAGCTAAAGTGTGGTCTTCCATCAACTTTTCAGTTTTCTGTTGCATGCCATGGAATCCTATGCGTGTAGTCTTTCATAAATTGACTACTGACAAGTaaatataaatgtttactcTTATTTATATCTTATATTGGACACTGAAAGGATTTTCTTGACATTAAGTCCTACAGAAGAGTTAATGCATCTATGTCAAGAAGACAAATGCTATCCTACACCGACAGTGAGCAGTCATCCACTTGCTTCACAGGCAATCCCATGGATGACTGCTGGCGTTGCGACCCCAACTGGCAACTCAACCGTCAAAGGCTTGCAGATTGCGCCATTGGGTTCGGTCAATATGCCCTTGGTGGCAAAGGGGGACGTTACTATGTCGTGACAGATTCATCAGACCACGATGCGGTCAACCCAAAGCCGGGAACCCTTCGCTATGCGGTCATTCAAACCGAACCTCTGTGGATTGTTTTTCCCACCAATATGCTCATTCATCTCTCCCAAGAGCTGATTTTCAACTCCTACAAGACTCTAGACGGCCGGGGAGCAAACGTGCATATAACCGGGGGCGGATGCATCACATTGCAATATATAAACAATGTCATCATTCATAATATACACATACACCATTGCTACCAATCGGGGGAGACGAATGTTAGGTCGAGCCCAACACACTATGGGTGGCGTACACTGTCAGACGGTGATGGGATCTCAATATTTGGATCAAGGGACATTTGGATCGATCATTGCTCGTTGTCAAATTGTAAAGACGGCTTGATTGATGCAATCATGGGATCCACTTCAATCACCATATCTAACAGCATTTTTTCTCACCATAACAAGGTGATGTTATTAGGCCACAATGACAATTACTTGCCTGATTCTGGGATGCAAGTGACCATAGCTTTTAACCATTTTGGTAAAAAACTAATCCAGAGGATGCCAAGGTGTAGAAGGGGATACATACATGTAGTAAACAACGACTTCACGAGGTGGGAAATGTATGCGATTGGAGGGAGTGCGAGTCCTACTATCAATAGCCAAGGAAACCGCTACATCGCCTCTTTCGATAACGATGCAAAGGAGGTAATATAACTGTCTTTTGCTTTATGAAAAACATCACTTCAAATTGGAAGAGCTGTTTACATTTTCTAATGAAACTTTTCACAGGATTACATATTCTGTTGAACTAATTTGTGTTGTAGGTTACAAAACGGTTGGATACTTCGGATGAAGAATGGATGAATTGGAATTGGAGGAGTGAAGGAGATATAATGGTGAATGGAGCATTCTTTGTGGCGTCAGGACAAGATGTTGGAGTGAAATATGAAAAGGCTTATAGTGTGGAGCCAAAATCAGCTGCTGATATTGACTTGCTCACGCTCAACGCGGGTGTCCTTCGGAGCAGGTCATTTTACTTGTTCTTTCTAACTTTCTTCTCTTTTCCCTGTCTTGCTTTTGCTCTTTTTCTTAAAGAACTGTCGCAAATTTTGTTTGCTTCTCAGATAAAATGCAAAGAGAATCCTATATACAATCTTACAAACATTTACAAATTTTGAACTAGAACCAGATTATCTCCGCAGATAATACACATTGGTTGGCTTTAAAACCACTTTTCATGCTTTGGATCCATGAGGCAACTCGCGCGAGCAAGTCTTGCTTGCCATGGGAGAAATCAATTGTACCACCTTGAAAACATTATCAATTTGTCCATAAGACGAGCCATGTTTCCTTACATCCTTTACTAAGGGAGCACACATAACATAGTAACAGAGTCATCGTTCAAAATGTTATACCTAACTTGGTTCTTCTATCAGCAGGGGTAACAAACTGGTTAAGTGGACAGGAGATGGTTCTGGAGCTGATATTGATTCAAATTCCGACGGGTTTGACGACTATGATGACTACTCGGGGAGCAAGAAGCCTTACACTAATACCTCTATCCTGGCCACTTTTCTAACGATCTTGGCGATCTTTTTATTTCTACATGACACTACAACTTCCCTAGTATAGTGGAAGCCATGTAATGACTATGGGAGAAGCCTTAGTATGGTTTCCTTCCTGCATTTTAGTTGTGATATTTAGCTTTActaatttgaagaaaattttCTAGAACAAACCCAAAAAATCAAATTGAAGAAGAATGAATTTGGGATCTGGTAGTCACGGGCGCAAACCTTTCAAGTTCATGTACTATCTTTGCCAATCAATTCTGCCCCTAAAAGTAAATCACTAAACAGAGCCTCGATTTAATGGGaaaaatattcatatttcaTACATGTTATGGAACAAAATATTAAACTCTCAAAACGCACTTAGATCACCTCAGCTGGCTCTACCGCTGTTGAACTGATAAATCTAGAAATTTGTCCACAAAAATGGAAGTAGCAATGAAACTGGAGCGGCTGAAATATCGAATGAGATAAGACTATTTAAGTGAAACGATACATAGTTGAGACTTTCATATTGTTACATCCGAAGAGACCAAGATTGAAACACAAGCcatttcaagaaaaatatttctaacaatcaataaatgttttgttcATCATATCTACTGCTGAATCCATGAACTGGTTAGTTAGTGTTAAACGCGTCTTTTATGGTTTTTCactttgtttttattatttgctATGTTACTCTTCTCAAGatattttttactcatttcAGCTCTTAAAACACACTTGCCAAACAGGCATCATATGTTCCATCAGACCATCACATACCTTATTCTAAGGTAGATCGTGTTCTAAATCTTCTGTTTGTTGTCTGATTACTACCAAAAATGTATATTTACAGTATTGTATTATATGATTGTTGAATGATAATCACTTGATGAAATCTAATATATGGAACTCTTTTTTCCCTTTTTGGGTTCCAGTGactttagagaagatgcaatcaACAGGTTCGTGTACTTTTTACACTTTTTCGTCACGATTTTGTCATACTACTGCCCTATAACCTTATCAATTACTAATGCAAGCATAATCTATGAGCACTTCGATTGTTCGGGCTTCCGTGATGGTACATTCAGTTGGTAATagttgatatctgattgatcgCCGTGCGTTTCAACCTGCTTTTTGCCTTCTGTATATTGcggtgatgatgttttgaatgatttGAGAGTGCTACGGGAAGAAACATTATCGAGCCCAAACCCAGCAGAGAAACAGAAACCCCAGAGCATAATCTATATGGTCTAACAAAGAGGGCTCAAAGTACTGACGGAGGAGTAAAAGGTGGGGTGTGGTTTGATATATTTTCAAATGGCAATACTTATGGCTATATGTCCGTTGAGCATATCAGCAGCAAGTGACCCCAAGTGGTACCAAGAGATTGGTGtggtttgatatatttttaaatttgaactCGATTAGTATTGAATTTCAAGTTAGAGCTCGACTCGtgaaaatatcaatttactCGAACAGCTCAAAATCAAAAAGTTCGAAAGTGTTAGAAACataattttaaagtttaaatttttatgtatatGGGCAAAAATATCCTCGAattatatatcattttaaaatataatatataattactaGTGCAGCTCGAAATCATTAAAACTCGAGGGAAGTGAAGAATCGAGGGACCAGGGATATACACCAAAGTTCCTTGTAACTGATGGATACGTTTTCAAGACATCCATCATTCAGCAAAAGATACGGTATTATTCATTCGAAACCTCAAGAAAGAAGGGAACCTTTTCATCTCCCGATTACAGAGTCACTCAGCTTAAACTAGGACGTAGATCATACAAAAGCTAAGATCTTTGATTTAAAACGGTGAACATTAGCATATcttggaaaaaaatatttacattTTGCAGCTCTGGTTGTATTATTCCCAACTCATCAGCATCTTCCAAACAGTTTCTTCTATCTGTTTCTTCGAAACAGAAACATGGTCCCCTTCATCAAGTAGAACTCGGTAGACTTCCCATTCGCGGTCGCTAATCATATACCTCCCTATTTCAGCCTTAAAAACAGAAGAACTTCACGTGTTTAACATGTAATAGATTATTTTGCATGGTAATGTATTGAAGAAAGGATGAAGGGAAGTTACCGAAAATATAGGTTGATCAAGCATCTTTAGAGCAAGAGTTATGTCGTAAAAAACCAGGGGGCGACCCTTGCCAGATAACTCGACTGGATTAGCAATTACTAGCTCAGTGTCAGGGCCACGGCTGATCAATGATACTCTGAGAGGTCTACTAAGTTCTATTTCAAGACGAGATTGCAATGCCTTGTGTTTGCTTGGGTCGATTATCTTCTTGCCATCGGATTGCATGAGGAATAAGTCCAGCTCACATTCTGTTTTCCCTTCCATAGTGAATCGACCATAAGATACCTGGTATTCATAACAAAAAGATGGCCGCCTCAAACAAAAAGGTAAAAAATCGATCGTTTGATCCATGATTTATTTTAGAACTTCAAAGTCACCTCCTCCCAAGATCAATTCTCACAACTTCCTGAATCCTCCCTTGTAATTAGCTGTTAAATAACTGGTTAATGGAAATTTAGACAAGAAACTTGAGTACCTGAATATTATAATCCTTCAAAGTTCGCATAACGTCGTATAACAGGCCTTTATGATCCTGGCAAACTATTTGGACAAGCGTAAGAGAAGGACTCAACAAGTTATCAAACGTAATTGATGGGCACTTGAAAGATGCAGCATTGCTCGAATGTTCCTCAAGTGTTTCAAGAGTAGGATCCGAAAGAAACGAGGGTCCCTGAGAGCATGCGGTAATTTCAGAACCCACCATTTCTATGTCACAACTTATCATGGCATCCCCAAGAACAGCTCCTAAATAGTCTCGGGTATCGTCCTTTCTCTTCTTTGTATGTAGAAGTTCCCTAAAAAGATCATTATTAATAGGAAAGAAAGTTTTTTAGCAGAAGACGTTCATCAAATTCAACACAAGCAACAAAAGTCAGAGAAGTATACAGATGCAATCGGAAAAAAACTACACGCTTGGTGAAAAAAGTGAAAATAATGCAAACCTCGTGTCAGTTATGAAGAACAGGTCCATCACTCTCCCATCTGGAGTTGTTGACACTTTTACTTTCTTAATCGTCAGCTCGAGCTCACAAAGAACCTTAGTAACATCTGCCAAAAAATATGTCTAAATTTTCACATATGAATCGAACACAAGTGTTCTTCTCAATCAAGACACTTCACTGGTTCATAGAACCAGGGGACTAAATTGTACACATGAATACATCAAACAAGTGGAGAGGATTACGCCTCGAGATCTCTTTTTCCAGACGATTTAAGAAATCAAAATGTGATGTCAATAGAACCAATTATACTAGAAAAAACTCTCAACGATAAAAGCCGAAAGAATGAAAGTAGCAACAAAGAACCAAGAATCTTGGTTTCTATTGGCATGACCTCTCCCAGTGAAAAAAGAGATTATTAGTTTGAATCTTCCATTTCACAGTTACAAAAAACTACCAACAAGAAGACTTGCAGCACATCTACACTATATTTCAAATAAGAGACCTCCCATGGGCTGCCAAATGATCTCGAGTTTAGAATTGATTTTTATACTTGTATAATTGTCTAAATCTCGATAATGACATGAATTTTCCTGTctttttctcaaattttaatcTTCCTGAGCTAGCTAACATCATATAGTAATTCATGCGGAGAGTTTATGGAATAGAACTTACCATGCAAAAGGCCTCTTCTGTCATAGCAACAGAACTTCAAGAGAAAAACATCAGGAGGCTTCCGAGGTTGCGAATCAGACGTGTAAAACAAAATTCCAGAAACTGAAGAACAAGATGGGCATGCCCCCATCAATCTGCTCTTCAACAAATCCCATTTGGTACTACCCTTGCTTACCACCCACAACACTATATAGCACCATTTTCCATCAGTAGATACATCTGAAACGAACACTCACAACATCAGACAATTCCCACCATGcaacacatcccaaagaatcTCATAGAAAACACTGCTTTGAGACCGAACAGGGGACGAGGGATCGTCCCCATCCAgaataaaaaaaagtaaaaatttcatGTGTCATTCATTATAAAATCCACAGTCAAATGCAGGCAAAAGATTTTCGGGTTGGCTGTGAACCTGCGCACCACAGGTCTATCATCCAAAATCCAAAGAATTTCAAGTTCAGCCCAAAACAATAAACATAGACATAAAACATGCAGAAAAATTCTCAAGAACCCAGAATTGAACTCCTAAAGCAAGGCAGCGCGTAGTATCTATCATAAACCTGTGCACAAATATGTATTCTGAAAGAACAAAAAGCGTAAAATTTGCACACATGAAATCATATGGTCTTGCTTTTAAACTGAAACACGTACCGATCCTCACGACAGTGAGTCCAAAGAAGAGAATTATGCGGCAAATATCGCAACCCAGTCCAGTTTTATCCGGACAATTAACAGTAATCACACTGGGCTTTCCTTCTTGCTCCGACTGTTTGATCATAACCACATCGTCATACAATATGCCCATCTCCCCTGTCTCTCTTTCACCTCTTCTTCTTCAAATTCTGTCAAAAAGATTGAATCTTTGTGTATATGCAAACAAAAACAATTTGGGTTGACACTGCATTTTCAAGTTTCAAGCACAAAATGGAACTTTGCCCCAGTATATCCAGAGATTTCCTTCGTTACTCGTAAAAACAAAGTGGGCCTCTCTCCTCACCAAGTCCTTTGTAGCTGTTAGCTGTTTTTATACATTTATTTATCTTTGTACAGCAACAGGTCTGAAAGTGAAGtactgaataaataaatatgctgccctttatttatatataaatttcaacttattttttcctaaaaaaatatatgaatttttttaaaaaataaattgattttaatGGAAAAGTTTTATATCTGTTAAATACACTTATAATAAAGTTGGTGAGAAGGTGGGGTGTTATAATATTTGGTGAATCTACATCTCGGGAAAATCGTGTGAATATAGAGAATGATTATGGTTATCtcgaaatttattttctacGAGCTCTGGGTtgaatcatatattattttttattgtaaatatgaaaaaatcgTGTAACAGATCTTCTATTTGGTTatctattaaaaaatattattttttattgtaaatatggataaaattgactcgtctcacgaataaagattcatgagaccgtctcacaaaaaatctaTAATATCTCTTTTGTATGTTTCGATAatcaaaagtaattttttttaaaaaaattacgtGTATCTTTTTTCTAATTtgatgatttttattttaattttaaaaaatgtttggaaaaaaaatatgaaaatagactttgttattattatttccaGAAAAAACAAAAACCACGTAGATTTTTATGAAAGAAATGGAAAATTCATTGATTAAAGCCTAAAGTGGATTTTATCGTAGATAAATCGatcacatttatttttttgtttcaaaacatgtcaagaATGCTCTGGTGACCTCGACCCCAcgtaaaaaattcaaatattttaaaccgtaatgtattttgaaatattttgttGCACATATATTTATTTCGATATTGTTACTCTATAATGAAATTAGTCTTTCAAATGCAACCtctaaaataaaaaagataaaTAGCACTATGATACAACTTTAGACATTTTAATTTCATAACATAATGAttcatttgtttttattttgaatatgatcTCGAAAATTGTataatacaaaatataatattattttatacaaGGTTATCATGGAAAAAACAAAATAACTACATTAACCAATTCTAATGTAATAATTGTCtttgaaattttgtttttaacttaGCTTTTTTTCCCAATAAGAAagcaaaataaaattgaaaagtACTTGTATGATCAAGATCattattcattttcatttcGATAATTTTGAAATGTgtgcaaaatattttagttgattttatataataatatggcCAAGTTGTGTAATGTCACCATTCGTAAAAACACTACAAAATGTCGTGCAATATGTCCCCACCgatcatatttatttttttatttggataAAGTTgataaaatggaaaaaaataatattaattcatttttattttcatattcatatttaaaTAGAGCCACCCAACTAGGCAGCACATCAttcatttatttgttttttaccTCCATGCCACCTAGGAAAAGTTCAAGAATCTGCCATcgttttattataattataattataaacgAAATAAATGTGTGTAATCAATTCGTGTCTTATTGTGcatatcaaaaaatatatttttatacaaattaatTATTTCACAAAAGAGTTAGGTTATTTATTcacaattaattttatattgtaTCATatatttgagtttttatttatattttatgtgcAGAGCTAACTGACtcgaatatatttaatttttctaaaaatataagTCGCTCTTCACACAAGTGAAATAAAACCCCACTTGCTCGTTCTTGTTTGTTGTTTGTATGTTTGTTTGTTGTTTTCGAAGTGTGAATTGGAAAATGAGAATGGGTGGGAAGTGGGGTTTCTATTAGGTTTGTATGGTTCATTTGGTGACTTTCTTAACTCTTATGGTGTTGTTTTACTAATTAGCCGTGCTGAATTATCATACTCAATTGATAATAATTAAATAGGGGAGTATTTATGAAATACTATAGATTAATCAAATTAATTGGATCTCGCATATAATCGAAAcgttgtaaaaataataattttattttgttatagtcattttttttaaaaaaaaattacaaaacaaGGCAATGTCATATTCAGCCGTGTCTAAATTTACGACGATTTCTTGAACAGTTTGTTTTtcaatgatttttaaaaacctTTGTCTTTTCTTgcaatgatttaatttaaaccgttgtcgtttCAGTAACGAGAAACAAAGTGTTGCACATTATGactgtttttgaaaaaaaaaaaaaactatcgAAATAGTAGCAAAGTTTAATAGTCATGGTTTAGAAAAACCGTGGATACTAAGAAAAATTTGCGATGAATTTAACAAGAACACACAGCGACGGTCTTCATCCaataaaaccgtcgctgatttgTACGTGTACTATATGTAATACATGTATTTGTactattatataataatttaaatttatatatatatatatatatataatttgggAGACGATTGATTAATAATTGTATTTAGTGATAGATCCTTTTTATCTTCCACGAGGAGACCAAATGTAATGCGAATGGCCTACCAAACGTAAGATTTGTCAAATGTAAATTGCTAAGAGTGCGACTCTTGTAGATCGCAAATAATTATTGGGTATTCGTGATCTAAGACCATGATGCAACTCACTAACATTATTATATGTAATATTTCATTTATCTTTTTTTCGATTCTTACTGTCAATACCTTATAAGATAAAGAC from the Primulina tabacum isolate GXHZ01 chromosome 16, ASM2559414v2, whole genome shotgun sequence genome contains:
- the LOC142529667 gene encoding putative pectate lyase 12 isoform X3 gives rise to the protein MEVLKSSCCIVFVFLVGAFYCQVSALLNLTLPGQHPDPESVAQDVYRRVNASMSRRQMLSYTDSEQSSTCFTGNPMDDCWRCDPNWQLNRQRLADCAIGFGQYALGGKGGRYYVVTDSSDHDAVNPKPGTLRYAVIQTEPLWIVFPTNMLIHLSQELIFNSYKTLDGRGANVHITGGGCITLQYINNVIIHNIHIHHCYQSGETNVRSSPTHYGWRTLSDGDGISIFGSRDIWIDHCSLSNCKDGLIDAIMGSTSITISNSIFSHHNKRMPRCRRGYIHVVNNDFTRWEMYAIGGSASPTINSQGNRYIASFDNDAKEVTKRLDTSDEEWMNWNWRSEGDIMVNGAFFVASGQDVGVKYEKAYSVEPKSAADIDLLTLNAGVLRSRGNKLVKWTGDGSGADIDSNSDGFDDYDDYSGSKKPYTNTSILATFLTILAIFLFLHDTTTSLV
- the LOC142529667 gene encoding putative pectate lyase 12 isoform X2 gives rise to the protein MEVLKSSCCIVFVFLVGAFYCQVSALLNLTLPGQHPDPESVAQDSYRRVNASMSRRQMLSYTDSEQSSTCFTGNPMDDCWRCDPNWQLNRQRLADCAIGFGQYALGGKGGRYYVVTDSSDHDAVNPKPGTLRYAVIQTEPLWIVFPTNMLIHLSQELIFNSYKTLDGRGANVHITGGGCITLQYINNVIIHNIHIHHCYQSGETNVRSSPTHYGWRTLSDGDGISIFGSRDIWIDHCSLSNCKDGLIDAIMGSTSITISNSIFSHHNKVMLLGHNDNYLPDSGMQVTIAFNHFGKKLIQRMPRCRRGYIHVVNNDFTRWEMYAIGGSASPTINSQGNRYIASFDNDAKEVTKRLDTSDEEWMNWNWRSEGDIMVNGAFFVASGQDVGVKYEKAYSVEPKSAADIDLLTLNAGVLRSRGNKLVKWTGDGSGADIDSNSDGFDDYDDYSGSKKPYTNTSILATFLTILAIFLFLHDTTTSLV
- the LOC142529667 gene encoding putative pectate lyase 12 isoform X1; the protein is MEVLKSSCCIVFVFLVGAFYCQVSALLNLTLPGQHPDPESVAQDVYRRVNASMSRRQMLSYTDSEQSSTCFTGNPMDDCWRCDPNWQLNRQRLADCAIGFGQYALGGKGGRYYVVTDSSDHDAVNPKPGTLRYAVIQTEPLWIVFPTNMLIHLSQELIFNSYKTLDGRGANVHITGGGCITLQYINNVIIHNIHIHHCYQSGETNVRSSPTHYGWRTLSDGDGISIFGSRDIWIDHCSLSNCKDGLIDAIMGSTSITISNSIFSHHNKVMLLGHNDNYLPDSGMQVTIAFNHFGKKLIQRMPRCRRGYIHVVNNDFTRWEMYAIGGSASPTINSQGNRYIASFDNDAKEVTKRLDTSDEEWMNWNWRSEGDIMVNGAFFVASGQDVGVKYEKAYSVEPKSAADIDLLTLNAGVLRSRGNKLVKWTGDGSGADIDSNSDGFDDYDDYSGSKKPYTNTSILATFLTILAIFLFLHDTTTSLV
- the LOC142529689 gene encoding ACT domain-containing protein ACR10-like — its product is MGILYDDVVMIKQSEQEGKPSVITVNCPDKTGLGCDICRIILFFGLTVVRIDVSTDGKWCYIVLWVVSKGSTKWDLLKSRLMGACPSCSSVSGILFYTSDSQPRKPPDVFLLKFCCYDRRGLLHDVTKVLCELELTIKKVKVSTTPDGRVMDLFFITDTRELLHTKKRKDDTRDYLGAVLGDAMISCDIEMVGSEITACSQGPSFLSDPTLETLEEHSSNAASFKCPSITFDNLLSPSLTLVQIVCQDHKGLLYDVMRTLKDYNIQVSYGRFTMEGKTECELDLFLMQSDGKKIIDPSKHKALQSRLEIELSRPLRVSLISRGPDTELVIANPVELSGKGRPLVFYDITLALKMLDQPIFSAEIGRYMISDREWEVYRVLLDEGDHVSVSKKQIEETVWKMLMSWE